One genomic segment of Rhizobium gallicum bv. gallicum R602sp includes these proteins:
- a CDS encoding cupredoxin domain-containing protein encodes MKNYVLALALVALATPALATGNHAGGHGEKMAIGEPGDKAKATQTIRVTMKETDDGKMLFTPAVFNVRKGQTVKIAIKNAGTVDHEFVLDQEDKILEHKAVMEKFPEMEHDDPNSIRLPAGQSGEIIWKFTTDGQFKFACLIPGHYEAGMHGDVTVGGK; translated from the coding sequence ATGAAGAACTATGTATTGGCACTGGCGCTCGTCGCCCTCGCAACCCCAGCCTTGGCTACCGGCAATCACGCTGGCGGTCACGGTGAAAAAATGGCCATTGGCGAACCTGGTGATAAAGCCAAGGCGACACAGACGATCCGCGTCACGATGAAAGAAACCGACGACGGGAAGATGCTGTTCACCCCCGCCGTCTTCAACGTCCGCAAGGGGCAGACGGTCAAGATCGCGATCAAGAATGCCGGAACAGTCGACCACGAGTTCGTGCTCGATCAGGAAGACAAGATTCTTGAGCATAAAGCGGTCATGGAAAAGTTCCCGGAGATGGAACATGACGATCCGAATTCGATCCGACTTCCGGCCGGTCAATCCGGCGAGATCATCTGGAAGTTCACCACCGACGGCCAGTTCAAGTTCGCCTGCCTGATCCCCGGTCACTACGAGGCTGGCATGCACGGCGACGTCACCGTCGGCGGGAAGTAA
- a CDS encoding copper-binding protein — MKTAMKLAVAALLSLSTAFGAFAQEFTKGVVNKVDTKAKKVTIKHEDLKGLDMPAMTMVFRVEDPALLEKLKEGSNIEFVAERVNGKITVTQVK; from the coding sequence ATGAAAACCGCAATGAAACTTGCCGTTGCTGCCTTGCTCTCGCTCAGCACAGCATTTGGAGCTTTCGCCCAGGAATTCACCAAGGGCGTCGTCAACAAGGTCGACACCAAAGCAAAGAAGGTCACCATCAAGCATGAAGACCTCAAGGGCCTCGACATGCCCGCGATGACCATGGTTTTCCGCGTCGAAGACCCGGCTCTGCTGGAAAAGCTGAAGGAAGGCTCGAATATCGAATTCGTTGCCGAGCGCGTGAACGGCAAAATCACTGTCACTCAGGTGAAGTGA
- a CDS encoding multicopper oxidase family protein, which translates to MFNRRQIIGASAALLSTAAWTKTSAMGLPDAPTMESADMQPPLQPTSGPDYQPVVTLNGWTLPHRMNNGVKEFHLIAEPVEREMADGMTAYLWGYNGQSPGPTIEAVEGDRVRIFVTNKLPEHTTIHWHGMILPSGMDGVGGLTQPHIPVGKTFVYEFDLVKSGTFMYHPHSDEMVQMAMGMMGMFIIHPKDPMFMPVDRDFVFLLNAYDIDPGSYVPRIMEMTDFNMWCWNSRVFPDISPLVVSKNDRVRVRVGNLTMTNHPIHMHGYDFEVTCTDGGWVRPEARWPEVSIDIPVGAMRAYEFDAKYLGDWAIHCHKSHHTMNAMGHDIPTFIGADKSKVAEKIKKLQPEYMPMGTKGMADMGEMEMPIPENTIPMMTGWGPHGPIEMGGMFSVVKVREGISAGDYSDPGWYENPPGTQAWEWTGELPDATKAKDAKTQITPKPTNG; encoded by the coding sequence ATGTTCAATAGAAGACAGATCATTGGAGCCAGCGCCGCTCTGCTTTCGACGGCCGCCTGGACTAAGACGTCGGCAATGGGCTTGCCGGACGCACCAACGATGGAATCGGCGGACATGCAGCCACCGCTCCAACCAACGTCGGGACCAGATTACCAGCCAGTGGTTACGCTGAATGGCTGGACCCTGCCCCATCGGATGAACAACGGCGTCAAGGAGTTCCATCTCATCGCCGAGCCCGTCGAACGCGAGATGGCCGACGGCATGACGGCCTATCTCTGGGGCTACAACGGCCAATCTCCGGGTCCGACCATCGAGGCGGTCGAGGGAGATCGCGTCCGAATCTTCGTGACGAACAAACTGCCGGAGCACACGACGATCCACTGGCATGGCATGATCTTGCCGTCCGGCATGGATGGCGTCGGCGGATTGACGCAGCCGCATATCCCTGTCGGCAAGACCTTCGTTTACGAGTTCGACCTCGTGAAGTCGGGCACCTTCATGTACCACCCGCATTCCGACGAGATGGTGCAGATGGCGATGGGCATGATGGGCATGTTCATCATCCACCCCAAAGACCCGATGTTCATGCCGGTCGACCGGGACTTCGTCTTCCTGCTCAACGCCTACGACATCGATCCTGGCTCCTACGTGCCGCGCATCATGGAGATGACCGACTTCAACATGTGGTGCTGGAACAGCCGCGTCTTCCCGGACATCAGCCCGCTGGTCGTTTCCAAGAACGACCGCGTCCGCGTCCGCGTCGGCAATCTGACGATGACGAACCATCCAATCCACATGCATGGCTACGACTTCGAGGTGACGTGCACCGACGGCGGATGGGTGCGGCCCGAAGCGCGGTGGCCGGAGGTCAGCATCGACATCCCGGTTGGCGCGATGCGGGCTTACGAGTTCGACGCCAAGTATCTCGGCGACTGGGCGATCCATTGCCACAAGTCGCACCATACGATGAACGCGATGGGACATGACATCCCGACATTCATCGGGGCCGACAAGTCGAAGGTCGCCGAGAAGATCAAGAAGCTGCAGCCGGAATACATGCCCATGGGCACCAAGGGCATGGCCGATATGGGCGAAATGGAAATGCCTATCCCCGAGAACACCATTCCGATGATGACCGGCTGGGGGCCGCATGGCCCCATCGAGATGGGCGGCATGTTCTCGGTCGTGAAGGTCCGCGAGGGCATCTCGGCGGGCGATTACTCCGATCCGGGTTGGTACGAGAATCCGCCCGGGACCCAGGCTTGGGAATGGACCGGCGAACTGCCGGACGCGACCAAGGCCAAAGACGCGAAGACACAAATCACCCCGAAGCCGACAAATGGCTGA